Proteins from a single region of Rana temporaria chromosome 5, aRanTem1.1, whole genome shotgun sequence:
- the LOC120941146 gene encoding uncharacterized protein LOC120941146, whose translation MGDEQLEADQRCDYILGTRRQIVLNLQRMFHEHNCLIKTFKTALERMPTDEYKVVIRADRIPAGEHERRFNAPQVDEVAVVISGNKFDKRDIIIQRRGESLQRISETHRSYDALQYPVIFPRGEDGYHFNIRQVNPATGETTRKKVSAMDFYAYRLMVRENEQNHILNCRQLFHQFIVDMYAKIESERLLFIRLNQSKLRVEEEYIHLRDAVANDANDEDIGTLVILPAMFTGSPRHMHEYTQDAMTYVRTYGRPDLFITFTCNPGWTEIKEMLKNGQVPCDRHDLIARVFRQKRFTLIELITKAHVFGPPRCWMYTIEYQKRGLPHSHNLIWLAGKIQPTQIDEVISAELPDPREDPNLYTVVTKNMIHGPCGNINPNSPCMKDGKCSKRYPRELIKETQTGDDGYPRYRRRAPQDGGFTAKVKLHGIEIDNRWVVPFSPLLSKVFQAHINVEYCNSVKSIMCASM comes from the coding sequence ATGGGAGACGAGCAATTGGAGGCCGACCAACGATGTGACTACATTTTGGGAACAAGGCGTCAGATTGTATTAAACTTACAAAGGATGTTTCATGAGCACAATTGTctaattaaaacatttaaaacagcaTTGGAACGTATGCCAACGGATGAATATAAAGTAGTCATTAGAGCAGACCGAATACCAGCAGGAGAACATGAGCGACGCTTCAATGCTCCTCAAGTAGACGAAGTAGCAGTCGTTATATCAGGCAACAAATTTGATAAACGAGATATTATAATTCAGCGACGAGGTGAGTCATTGCAGCGTATTTCAGAAACTCATCGATCTTATGATGCTCTACAGTACCCAGTGATATTTCCCAGAGGGGAAGATGGGTATCACTTTAATATAAGGCAGGTCAACCCAGCAACAGGTGAAACAACCAGGAAAAAGGTTTCAGCAATGGATTTCTATGCATACAGGCTAATGGTTCGAGAAAATGAACAGAACCACATATTAAACTGTAGGCAGTTGTTTCATCAGTTCATCGTTGACATGTATGCGAAAATTGAAAGTGAGCGTCTTCTATTTATTCGTTTAAATCAGAGTAAGCTAAGAGTAGAAGAAGAATATATTCACCTGAGAGATGCTGTGGCAAATGACGCTAACGATGAAGACATTGGGACCTTAGTTATACTACCAGCAATGTTTACAGGCAGTCCCAGACACATGCATGAATATACTCAAGATGCTATGACATATGTGAGGACATATGGTAGACCAGATTTATTTATCACCTTTACATGCAATCCAGGTTGGACTGAGATAAAGGAAATGCTCAAAAACGGTCAAGTACCCTGTGACCGCCACGACTTAATTGCGAGAGTCTTCAGACAGAAACGGTTTACATTGATCGAACTTATAACAAAGGCCCATGTGTTTGGACCACCAAGATGCTGGATGTATACAATTGAATATCAAAAGCGAGGATTACCACACTCACACAATTTAATCTGGTTGGCAGGCAAAATCCAGCCCACACAAATAGATGAGGTTATATCTGCTGAACTCCCAGACCCAAGAGAGGATCCCAATCTTTATACAGTGGTAACAAAAAATATGATCCATGGACCCTGTGGAAATATAAACCCCAATTCACCATGTATGAAGGATGGAAAGTGCAGCAAGAGATACCCAAGGGAATTGATTAAAGAAACACAAACTGGAGATGACGGTTATCCTCGATATAGACGACGAGCTCCACAAGATGGAGGGTTCACGGCGAAAGTAAAGTTACATGGCATAGAAATAGACAACAGGTGGGTTGTGCCATTTTCACCCCTGCTTTCTAAAGTGTTCCAGGCACACATTAACGTTGAGTACTGCAACAGTGTAAAATCAATCATGTGTGCAAGTATGTAA